Proteins encoded together in one Anoxybacillus flavithermus window:
- a CDS encoding Na(+)/H(+) antiporter subunit C, protein MELIMIVVIGCLFTAATYLLLSKSLLRIIIGTGLLSHGAHLLLLTMGGLKVGAPPLLGEKAARYVDPLPQALILTAIVISFGVTAFFLVLAYRSYQEIGTDHIEGMKGDE, encoded by the coding sequence ATGGAACTGATTATGATTGTCGTTATCGGTTGTTTATTTACCGCTGCGACATACTTGTTGCTCAGCAAAAGTTTGCTCCGCATTATTATCGGGACGGGTTTGCTCAGTCATGGTGCCCATCTTTTATTGTTAACGATGGGGGGGTTAAAAGTTGGAGCGCCTCCGCTTTTAGGGGAGAAGGCGGCACGATACGTCGATCCGTTGCCGCAAGCACTCATTTTAACAGCGATCGTCATTAGTTTTGGGGTAACAGCGTTTTTCTTAGTGTTGGCATACCGTTCGTACCAAGAAATTGGAACAGATCATATAGAAGGGATGAAGGGAGATGAATAA
- a CDS encoding Na(+)/H(+) antiporter subunit B encodes MRRNDVVLRTITAVVVPIIVLFSVRLFFAGHYYPGGGFIGGLMTAGAIVLLLLAFDIETVRKMIPINYKWLVAIGLLFAVGTGMSSMFLDRPFLTHAYEYVHLPLLDYTSLHTAVLFDLGVYFVVIGVTMIIIETIRESH; translated from the coding sequence ATGAGGCGAAATGATGTCGTTTTGCGAACAATCACAGCTGTCGTCGTACCAATCATCGTTTTATTTTCCGTCCGACTGTTTTTTGCTGGGCACTATTATCCGGGCGGTGGATTTATTGGGGGATTGATGACTGCTGGTGCGATCGTGTTGTTGCTTTTGGCGTTCGACATTGAAACAGTTCGAAAAATGATTCCGATTAATTATAAATGGCTTGTCGCCATCGGATTGTTGTTTGCGGTCGGAACGGGCATGAGCAGCATGTTTCTTGACCGCCCATTTTTAACGCATGCGTACGAATACGTTCATTTGCCGTTGCTTGATTATACTTCTCTTCATACAGCTGTGCTGTTTGATTTAGGAGTTTACTTTGTCGTTATTGGCGTGACGATGATTATTATCGAAACGATAAGGGAGAGTCACTAA
- a CDS encoding Na+/H+ antiporter subunit E, translating to MAFQILLNVCLAFVWMFLTVSFNGASFIIGYVIGLLIIFMLRRFFHSRFYLVPVFVIIKLLFIFFKELILSNIAVAKVVMQRSLTIQPAIFALPTQLKKEWEITLLAMLITLTPGTLVLDVSDDKSTLYIHVLNSPDVQEAIQSIKQSFEKTIMEVSK from the coding sequence ATGGCATTTCAAATTTTATTAAATGTATGTTTAGCGTTCGTCTGGATGTTTTTAACCGTTTCATTTAATGGGGCATCGTTTATTATTGGGTACGTCATCGGGTTGCTTATTATTTTTATGTTGCGTCGATTCTTCCATTCGCGTTTTTATCTCGTTCCGGTGTTTGTCATCATCAAATTGCTGTTCATTTTTTTCAAAGAGCTCATTTTATCAAACATCGCCGTAGCGAAAGTCGTTATGCAACGTTCGTTAACGATTCAACCTGCCATTTTCGCTTTGCCGACACAATTAAAAAAAGAATGGGAAATTACATTGTTAGCGATGCTCATTACGCTCACGCCAGGTACGCTCGTTTTAGATGTATCTGATGATAAAAGCACGTTGTATATTCACGTCTTAAATAGTCCAGATGTGCAAGAAGCGATTCAAAGCATTAAGCAATCGTTTGAGAAAACGATTATGGAGGTGAGCAAATGA
- a CDS encoding Na+/H+ antiporter subunit D, with protein sequence MNNLLLLPILIPLVTAIILIFFPKHVLWQRAVSALATMSLVVASSALLYRVHTDGIQTLNVGNWPAPFGITLVSDSLSALLVLTTSIIALACLLYSFYAIGHKRETFYYYSFFQFLIVGVNGAFTTGDLFNLFVFFEVMLMSSYVLFVLGGTKIQLREAIKYTLVNVISSALFVVGVAYLYAVTGTLNMAHLAERISEIGMSPILTVIAVLFIIVFGLKGAIFPLYFWLPAAYYAPPTPILALFGGLLTKVGVYSILRTFTLLFTSDVGYTHTLLAWLALGTIVIGVIGAVAYNDMRYIVIYNIIVAVGVMIFGVAMMTPESLEGTIFYMLQDMVMKATLFLLVGIVFSITSSNNIRSFSGLMSSYPLLGWSFFIAALSLAGIPPLSGFIGKLLIVKASLHAGLLFEAIVILLSSLLVLYSVMKIFMNGFWGEEKGFERKPLDGRFVPVLLLLVLSIAYGVGIEFIRPFVVDAVNVLADPNMYIQAVLKE encoded by the coding sequence ATGAATAACCTTCTGCTTTTGCCTATTCTCATTCCGCTTGTCACAGCCATTATTCTTATTTTCTTTCCGAAGCACGTGCTTTGGCAACGCGCTGTCTCTGCGCTTGCAACGATGAGTTTAGTCGTCGCAAGCAGCGCCTTGCTTTATCGTGTGCATACAGACGGCATTCAAACGTTAAACGTCGGAAATTGGCCCGCGCCATTCGGTATTACGCTCGTGTCCGATTCGCTGTCCGCTTTACTCGTATTGACGACGAGCATCATCGCGCTCGCTTGTTTACTATATTCGTTTTATGCGATTGGGCATAAGAGAGAGACGTTTTATTACTATTCATTTTTTCAATTTTTAATCGTCGGTGTGAATGGGGCGTTTACGACAGGTGATTTGTTCAACTTGTTCGTCTTTTTTGAAGTGATGCTTATGTCGTCTTACGTGCTGTTTGTGCTCGGAGGCACGAAAATACAGCTGCGTGAAGCGATTAAATATACGCTTGTGAACGTTATTTCTTCGGCGCTATTTGTCGTTGGAGTCGCGTATTTATATGCAGTAACAGGTACGTTAAATATGGCGCATTTAGCGGAGCGTATAAGCGAAATAGGAATGTCGCCTATTTTAACGGTTATTGCGGTATTGTTTATTATCGTATTTGGTTTAAAAGGAGCGATTTTTCCGCTATATTTTTGGCTTCCAGCAGCCTATTACGCCCCGCCTACCCCGATATTAGCCTTGTTTGGAGGTTTGTTGACAAAGGTTGGTGTGTACTCGATTTTGCGCACGTTTACGCTTTTATTTACGAGTGATGTCGGCTACACGCATACGTTGCTCGCTTGGCTTGCGCTCGGCACGATCGTCATCGGTGTCATTGGAGCAGTTGCATATAACGATATGCGCTATATCGTCATTTACAACATTATCGTTGCAGTCGGCGTTATGATTTTTGGGGTAGCGATGATGACGCCAGAAAGTTTAGAAGGAACGATTTTTTACATGTTGCAAGATATGGTCATGAAAGCAACATTATTTTTACTAGTCGGTATTGTTTTTTCCATCACTAGTTCAAATAACATTCGTTCATTTTCGGGGTTAATGTCGTCTTATCCGCTGCTTGGGTGGTCATTTTTCATCGCTGCATTGTCGCTTGCAGGCATTCCGCCGCTTAGCGGATTTATCGGAAAGTTATTAATTGTGAAAGCAAGTTTGCATGCTGGTTTGCTTTTCGAGGCAATTGTCATCTTATTGTCCAGCTTGCTCGTGTTGTATTCGGTCATGAAAATATTTATGAACGGCTTTTGGGGTGAGGAAAAAGGATTTGAAAGAAAGCCGCTCGATGGACGATTCGTTCCTGTATTGTTGCTTCTCGTTTTATCTATTGCATATGGAGTTGGAATTGAATTTATCCGTCCGTTTGTCGTCGACGCGGTTAACGTGTTAGCGGATCCGAATATGTACATTCAAGCGGTGTTAAAGGAGTAG
- a CDS encoding sigma-70 family RNA polymerase sigma factor, giving the protein MSFETVVEQYRPLISYIIRKLHIRRHVVDEYMQIGLIALWEAYERYDETKGSFHSFAFKMIRWRIISQLRKETKNVAVPLLDEQMLKEDVDFFTDIIWEDAMRDMTPRERIWLVRHVIEGKTLKQIADEEGVTVHAVKQWRISAVKKLKRYVNCAAHPCSNK; this is encoded by the coding sequence ATGTCGTTTGAAACGGTCGTCGAGCAATATCGTCCGCTTATTTCTTACATCATTCGCAAGCTGCATATTCGCCGTCACGTCGTCGATGAGTATATGCAAATCGGGCTCATCGCACTTTGGGAAGCGTACGAGCGATACGATGAGACGAAAGGATCGTTTCATTCGTTTGCGTTTAAAATGATTCGTTGGCGCATCATATCACAGTTGCGTAAAGAAACGAAAAACGTCGCCGTTCCGTTATTAGACGAACAAATGTTGAAAGAAGACGTTGATTTTTTTACCGACATCATATGGGAAGACGCAATGCGCGACATGACGCCGCGCGAGCGAATATGGCTCGTTCGCCATGTCATCGAAGGAAAGACGTTGAAACAAATTGCCGATGAAGAAGGCGTTACCGTCCATGCGGTGAAACAATGGCGCATATCCGCTGTAAAAAAGCTGAAGCGATACGTTAACTGCGCGGCTCATCCATGTAGTAATAAATGA
- a CDS encoding nitroreductase family protein produces the protein MLSVIEQRQSVRKYDPTATISKEQLTKLLQLAGKAPSAWNLQHWHFIVFYGKEAQQKLLPIAYNQQQIVEASAVVAVLGDLQAHQKIDAVYDPLVAEGKMTKDIKETLAKQIESAYTNAQYARDAAFTNASLAAMQLMLAAKAEGFDTCAIGGFDPQAFMKTFHIPDRYVPVMLITIGKAAAPAHSSYRLPIDELTTWIQ, from the coding sequence ATGCTTTCGGTTATTGAACAACGACAATCCGTTCGAAAATATGATCCAACTGCAACAATTTCGAAAGAACAATTAACGAAACTGTTGCAGTTAGCAGGCAAGGCGCCTTCTGCTTGGAATTTGCAACATTGGCATTTCATCGTCTTCTACGGAAAGGAAGCGCAACAAAAGCTCCTTCCGATCGCTTACAATCAACAACAAATCGTTGAGGCGTCTGCGGTCGTTGCGGTGCTCGGCGACTTACAAGCTCATCAAAAAATAGATGCGGTGTACGATCCGCTCGTCGCAGAAGGAAAGATGACGAAAGACATTAAAGAAACGCTCGCTAAACAAATTGAAAGCGCGTATACGAATGCGCAATATGCCCGTGACGCCGCCTTCACAAACGCATCGTTAGCTGCCATGCAATTGATGCTTGCTGCCAAAGCAGAAGGGTTCGACACATGCGCCATCGGCGGTTTTGACCCACAAGCATTTATGAAAACATTCCATATTCCAGACCGATACGTTCCTGTCATGCTAATTACGATCGGAAAAGCGGCCGCTCCTGCCCATTCGTCGTACCGTTTACCGATTGATGAGCTCACGACATGGATACAATGA
- a CDS encoding C40 family peptidase, with protein MKKTIVAGAVLSTLFLGEKAVDAAQYTVKSGDSLWKIAQTFRISVNELKTVNRLTTDVVYVGQVLQVPDVQTTAPTTQTTTYTIQRGDTLSTIARQYNTTITRLLELNPTITDVKRIYVGQTLTVPTTNTTNTTSQLISPGPASTAPTNSASKSYIVQPGDILSTIARKFNVTLDDLLALNPTITNVNFIRVGQTINVPLSWEERANAIIETGKKYLGAAYLFGAPTTRTDVFDCSSFTHRVYRENGITLPRTSREQAMVGTEVPLASVRKGDLIFFDTTGDGVINHVSIVVDSETLLHAATSTGVAFANMRPYWAPRAVKAVRLF; from the coding sequence ATGAAAAAGACGATTGTAGCTGGAGCGGTATTATCGACGTTATTTTTAGGGGAAAAAGCGGTTGATGCGGCACAATATACAGTTAAGTCGGGCGATTCGTTATGGAAAATTGCTCAAACGTTCCGCATATCGGTTAATGAATTAAAAACAGTGAACCGATTAACAACAGATGTCGTTTATGTCGGACAAGTATTGCAAGTGCCTGATGTACAAACAACTGCGCCAACGACACAAACAACAACATATACGATTCAGCGAGGCGATACGTTATCGACGATCGCACGGCAGTATAATACGACCATTACACGTCTTCTTGAACTAAACCCGACGATTACAGACGTAAAACGCATTTACGTTGGCCAAACGTTAACAGTACCGACAACGAATACAACAAATACAACAAGCCAACTTATATCGCCGGGACCGGCATCAACAGCGCCGACAAATAGCGCAAGTAAATCGTATATCGTCCAACCAGGCGACATATTGTCGACGATTGCTAGAAAATTTAATGTGACGTTAGACGATTTACTCGCACTAAATCCAACGATTACAAACGTGAACTTTATTCGCGTTGGACAAACGATTAACGTGCCGCTTTCATGGGAAGAGCGAGCGAATGCGATTATTGAAACAGGAAAAAAATATCTCGGAGCGGCGTATTTGTTCGGTGCACCAACGACGCGCACAGACGTTTTTGATTGCTCATCGTTTACCCACCGCGTGTATAGAGAAAATGGTATTACATTGCCGCGCACATCGCGCGAACAAGCGATGGTTGGAACAGAAGTGCCGCTTGCGAGCGTGCGCAAAGGTGATTTAATCTTTTTTGATACGACAGGAGATGGAGTCATTAACCATGTTTCCATCGTTGTAGATAGCGAGACGTTATTGCACGCTGCCACAAGCACAGGTGTTGCTTTCGCGAATATGAGACCTTATTGGGCGCCGCGTGCGGTCAAAGCTGTTCGTCTTTTTTAA
- a CDS encoding YvrJ family protein, whose translation MEAYLSLLSDVGFPIAVTFYLLHRIEGKLDAIIDSIRTLGEQWKTPS comes from the coding sequence ATGGAAGCATATTTGTCACTTCTTTCCGATGTCGGTTTTCCGATTGCGGTCACGTTTTATTTACTGCATCGGATTGAAGGCAAATTAGATGCCATCATCGACTCGATTCGCACGTTAGGCGAGCAATGGAAAACACCTAGCTAA
- a CDS encoding ATP-binding protein yields MKYAVFLYVIVSFAWIILTDLYVDKLPVPSHIAPYVQTLKGSLFVVLSAVFMYIALKKHRALKQMSEREQELLTLIHAMPDFVSFKDGQGRWLRVNEFGLKLYGLEHVDYKGKTDAELAEYTPHFREALLYCIDSDEEAWRAKTVTRADESFPMPNGEMKTFDVIKVPLFYENGKRKGLVVIGRDITQQKVAEQLLLKKEKLSVIGELAAGIAHEIRNPLTSIKGFLQMMKETKQVDERFVQIMLDEIERVNQIVTQLLVLAKPQMKAYKPLHLNDVIDYVIELFTYEAILQNVQIKYEPRTTAIVYGDKNELIQVVVNVVKNALEAMPKGGVLTITTEDEDDRVHLVIEDTGKGIEQERLKHIGEPFYTLKEKGMGLGLTTSMKIVHEHKGTMHIESKVGEGTKVHIVLPLHKNDPS; encoded by the coding sequence ATGAAATACGCCGTTTTCCTCTATGTAATTGTTAGTTTCGCTTGGATTATATTGACTGACTTGTATGTAGACAAGTTGCCTGTTCCATCACATATCGCGCCATACGTGCAAACTTTAAAAGGGTCGCTTTTTGTCGTGCTATCGGCGGTATTTATGTATATCGCCTTAAAAAAACATCGCGCGTTAAAGCAAATGAGCGAAAGGGAGCAAGAATTGTTGACGCTCATTCATGCGATGCCTGATTTCGTATCGTTTAAAGATGGACAAGGACGCTGGCTAAGAGTGAACGAATTTGGATTGAAGTTATACGGGCTCGAGCATGTCGATTATAAAGGAAAAACGGATGCCGAGCTCGCGGAATATACTCCGCATTTTCGCGAAGCGCTGCTTTATTGCATTGATTCCGATGAAGAAGCGTGGCGAGCGAAAACGGTAACGCGCGCAGACGAATCGTTTCCGATGCCGAACGGTGAAATGAAAACGTTTGACGTCATTAAAGTGCCGCTATTTTACGAAAATGGGAAACGAAAAGGGCTTGTCGTCATCGGGCGCGACATTACGCAACAAAAAGTGGCAGAGCAGCTGTTATTGAAAAAAGAAAAACTATCGGTTATCGGCGAATTGGCGGCAGGCATCGCCCACGAAATTCGCAACCCGCTCACATCGATTAAAGGCTTTTTACAAATGATGAAAGAAACGAAACAAGTAGATGAGCGGTTCGTGCAAATTATGTTAGACGAAATTGAGCGCGTGAATCAAATCGTCACCCAACTTCTCGTGCTCGCTAAGCCGCAAATGAAAGCGTATAAACCACTTCATTTAAACGATGTCATCGATTACGTCATCGAGCTGTTTACGTACGAGGCGATTTTGCAAAACGTGCAAATCAAATACGAACCGCGCACGACAGCGATCGTGTACGGCGATAAAAATGAGCTCATTCAAGTCGTCGTCAACGTGGTAAAAAACGCACTCGAAGCGATGCCGAAAGGGGGGGTGCTGACGATCACAACGGAAGACGAAGACGATCGCGTCCATCTTGTTATTGAAGATACAGGAAAAGGCATTGAACAAGAACGGTTGAAACATATCGGGGAACCGTTTTATACGTTAAAAGAAAAAGGCATGGGTCTCGGCTTAACGACGAGCATGAAAATCGTTCATGAACATAAAGGAACGATGCACATCGAAAGCAAAGTCGGCGAAGGAACAAAGGTTCATATCGTGTTGCCGCTTCATAAAAATGACCCGTCGTAA
- a CDS encoding Na(+)/H(+) antiporter subunit F1, with protein sequence MIWNVALVILSIAMVGFLYRVVKGPSAADRVIALDAMGITLAGIVAIVSILLNTSAFLDVILLIGILAFVGTVAFAKFLEKGVVIERGDRDR encoded by the coding sequence ATGATTTGGAATGTAGCTCTCGTTATTCTTTCTATAGCGATGGTTGGTTTTTTATACCGCGTTGTCAAAGGTCCAAGCGCTGCTGATCGAGTGATTGCTCTAGATGCGATGGGCATTACGCTCGCTGGGATCGTTGCGATCGTTTCTATACTGCTAAATACGAGCGCGTTTTTAGACGTCATTTTGCTCATCGGTATTTTAGCGTTTGTCGGTACGGTCGCGTTTGCGAAGTTTTTAGAGAAAGGGGTTGTCATCGAACGTGGTGATCGCGATCGGTAA
- a CDS encoding DUF2922 domain-containing protein encodes MKTLELQFVNEEGKTVRLSVDAPRDDVTETQVANVMDVIIAANVFPSSGGDLIAKKGARLIDTTVTQWTFA; translated from the coding sequence ATGAAAACGCTTGAATTACAGTTTGTGAATGAAGAAGGAAAGACGGTTCGCTTAAGCGTGGATGCCCCGCGCGACGATGTGACAGAAACACAAGTGGCTAACGTGATGGACGTGATCATTGCGGCAAACGTCTTTCCATCGAGCGGAGGCGATCTTATCGCGAAAAAAGGAGCGCGCCTCATTGACACAACTGTGACACAATGGACGTTTGCATAA
- a CDS encoding Na+/H+ antiporter subunit A, giving the protein MSTLHMTMLAPFLLAILVPFLYKFVRSLHVGWFVLPLPIALFIYFLSYMDEVRKYEVVRATMPWIPSLDISFDAYVDGLSLLFALLITGIGSLVVLYSIYYLQKEKEQLGNFYVYLLLFMGAMLGIVLSDHLIALYVFWELTSISSFLLIAYWYKRDRSRYGAQKSMFITMFGGLLMLGGFVALAIAGGTYSVRELMQASLTEHALFIPALFLILFGAFTKSAQFPFYIWLPDAMEAPTPVSAYLHSATMVKAGIYLIARLTPIFAVSSLWVWTVALVGLVTLFWASFLASKQTDLKAILAYSTVSQLGLITSLLGVGGLAFHYDWMEENLFMVAVLAAIFHLFNHATFKGSLFMVVGIVDHETGTRDIRRLGGLMTIMPITFTIALIGSLSMAGLPPFNGFLSKEMFFTAMLRAKDVQAWAVILPVVAWVASIFTFLYSVLLVSRTFFGTYKPHLLEKEAHEAPLGMLVAPIVLASLVVVIGIVPNVLSHSVLGPAVYAVLYGLFAPNEQIDIYISHWHGFTPELFMTIGVLLFGMLLYRTFSKWSGLYNRLSERMSLNFVYDQSFIWMERGSQSLMSRIMTGSMRTYLMYIFTASVALLLFTVGLKKQWHIDLSHLAPVRVYEIVLAVAMVVATATTVVAKSRLTAIVSLGAVGYGVALFFVLFRAPDLALTQLVIETISAALFLLCFYHLPKFSQKQESVGFHLGNAFISIAVGVTVSVIAFLAYAGKHFDSISQYYVDNTYEKAAGKNMVNVILVDFRGFDTLFEICVLAIAALGIYAMVKLRLAKEDEK; this is encoded by the coding sequence ATGTCAACATTACATATGACGATGTTGGCGCCATTTTTGTTGGCGATACTTGTTCCGTTTTTATACAAATTTGTTCGTTCGCTTCATGTCGGATGGTTTGTTCTTCCACTCCCTATCGCGCTATTCATTTATTTTTTGTCTTATATGGACGAAGTGCGCAAATACGAAGTTGTTCGAGCAACGATGCCTTGGATTCCGTCGCTCGACATTTCGTTCGACGCATATGTCGATGGATTAAGTTTGTTGTTTGCCCTATTGATTACCGGAATCGGTTCGCTCGTTGTACTGTATTCCATTTACTACTTACAAAAAGAAAAAGAACAGCTTGGCAACTTTTACGTCTACTTGCTTTTATTTATGGGCGCGATGCTTGGGATCGTGTTATCCGATCACCTCATTGCGTTATACGTCTTTTGGGAGTTGACGTCCATTTCGTCGTTTTTGCTCATCGCTTATTGGTATAAACGTGATCGTTCGCGCTACGGGGCGCAAAAATCGATGTTTATTACAATGTTTGGTGGATTGCTTATGCTCGGGGGATTTGTTGCCCTTGCCATCGCAGGTGGGACGTATAGCGTTCGTGAGCTCATGCAAGCCTCGTTAACAGAACATGCCCTCTTTATTCCTGCACTTTTCCTTATTTTGTTTGGTGCTTTTACGAAGTCAGCCCAATTTCCATTCTATATTTGGTTACCTGACGCGATGGAAGCACCAACGCCTGTTAGTGCCTATTTGCATTCAGCGACAATGGTGAAAGCAGGCATTTATTTAATTGCGCGCTTGACACCTATTTTTGCCGTATCTTCTCTTTGGGTTTGGACAGTTGCGCTCGTCGGGCTTGTAACGTTATTTTGGGCATCGTTTTTAGCGTCGAAACAAACCGATTTAAAAGCAATTTTAGCTTACTCAACTGTCAGCCAGCTCGGGCTCATTACATCGCTTTTAGGCGTCGGTGGGCTTGCGTTTCATTACGATTGGATGGAAGAAAATTTATTTATGGTCGCAGTTTTAGCAGCGATTTTCCATCTGTTTAACCACGCGACGTTTAAAGGTAGTTTATTTATGGTTGTCGGCATCGTCGATCATGAAACGGGGACGCGTGACATTCGACGGCTTGGCGGATTAATGACGATCATGCCGATCACGTTTACAATCGCATTGATCGGCTCGCTTTCGATGGCAGGCTTGCCACCATTTAACGGCTTTTTAAGTAAAGAAATGTTTTTTACCGCCATGTTGCGTGCAAAAGACGTACAAGCATGGGCCGTTATTTTACCCGTTGTTGCTTGGGTAGCGAGCATTTTTACGTTTTTATACAGCGTATTGTTAGTGAGTCGAACATTTTTTGGAACGTACAAGCCACATTTATTAGAAAAAGAAGCGCATGAAGCGCCGCTTGGCATGCTCGTTGCACCGATCGTGTTAGCGTCGCTCGTTGTAGTCATTGGCATTGTGCCGAACGTGTTATCTCACTCTGTGTTAGGACCAGCGGTATATGCGGTATTGTACGGATTGTTTGCACCAAACGAACAAATCGATATATATATTTCGCATTGGCACGGTTTTACCCCTGAGCTTTTTATGACGATTGGGGTATTATTGTTCGGAATGCTGCTGTATCGCACGTTTTCGAAATGGAGCGGACTATATAATCGCCTCTCCGAACGCATGTCTTTAAATTTCGTTTATGACCAATCTTTCATTTGGATGGAAAGGGGATCACAGTCGCTCATGTCGCGCATCATGACCGGCTCGATGCGCACGTATTTAATGTACATTTTTACGGCGAGTGTTGCTTTGCTTCTGTTTACGGTCGGTTTGAAAAAACAATGGCATATCGATTTAAGTCATTTGGCGCCTGTGCGAGTGTATGAAATCGTATTGGCAGTTGCCATGGTCGTTGCAACAGCGACAACAGTTGTTGCTAAATCGCGTTTAACAGCGATCGTTTCACTAGGGGCAGTCGGTTACGGGGTCGCGCTGTTTTTCGTTCTGTTTCGCGCGCCTGATTTAGCGTTGACGCAGCTTGTGATCGAAACGATTTCCGCTGCGCTCTTTTTACTTTGTTTTTATCATTTGCCGAAGTTTAGCCAAAAGCAAGAAAGCGTCGGTTTTCACTTAGGAAATGCCTTCATTTCCATTGCGGTCGGGGTGACGGTCAGCGTCATTGCCTTTTTAGCTTACGCAGGAAAGCATTTCGATTCGATTTCACAATATTATGTGGACAATACGTATGAAAAAGCGGCCGGGAAAAATATGGTTAACGTCATTTTAGTTGATTTCCGTGGTTTTGATACGTTGTTTGAAATATGTGTGTTAGCGATTGCTGCTTTAGGTATTTACGCAATGGTGAAATTGCGGCTAGCGAAGGAGGATGAAAAATGA
- the mnhG gene encoding monovalent cation/H(+) antiporter subunit G, protein MVIAIGNVLVAALVLFGAVLVLLSAVGAIRLPDVYTRSHAISKSTTLGMMCILLGAFFHFLLENGEFNSRLLLGIVFIFMTSPVAAHLISRAAYYTNVPRWEGTVRDDLKEKAGGK, encoded by the coding sequence GTGGTGATCGCGATCGGTAATGTGCTCGTCGCAGCACTTGTTTTGTTCGGAGCGGTGCTCGTGCTCTTGTCGGCAGTTGGTGCGATTCGTTTGCCGGATGTATATACGCGCAGCCATGCCATCAGCAAAAGCACGACGCTTGGCATGATGTGCATTTTACTCGGTGCATTTTTTCACTTTTTGCTTGAAAACGGTGAATTTAACTCACGGCTTTTGCTTGGCATCGTGTTTATTTTTATGACATCTCCTGTTGCGGCTCATCTCATTAGCCGCGCTGCGTATTACACAAACGTGCCGCGCTGGGAAGGAACGGTTCGTGATGATTTAAAAGAAAAAGCTGGCGGAAAATAA
- a CDS encoding winged helix-turn-helix transcriptional regulator, which produces MEHSHVCPKIEAAFQLLGKRWNGLIIHVLFRGPLRFKDLAESIPEISQKMLTERLKELEEKQIVVRHVYPEKPVRIEYELTDKGKDLRIVMEAVQVWAEKWM; this is translated from the coding sequence ATGGAACATTCGCATGTCTGTCCGAAAATTGAAGCAGCGTTTCAGCTGCTTGGGAAGCGATGGAATGGACTTATTATTCACGTTTTATTTCGCGGACCGCTTCGGTTTAAAGATTTAGCAGAAAGCATTCCAGAAATTAGCCAAAAAATGTTAACAGAACGATTAAAAGAGTTGGAAGAAAAACAAATTGTCGTTCGTCATGTGTATCCTGAAAAGCCTGTGCGCATTGAATATGAATTAACGGACAAAGGGAAAGATTTGCGCATTGTGATGGAAGCTGTGCAAGTATGGGCAGAAAAATGGATGTAG
- a CDS encoding DUF1659 domain-containing protein has protein sequence MLQRSQLRLTFEVGVTETGKPLYKNKTYTIKPNATESSLVSVAQALASLQSAPLVHVYRNDVHVLGE, from the coding sequence ATGCTTCAACGTTCTCAACTTCGCTTAACGTTTGAAGTCGGTGTGACAGAAACGGGCAAACCGCTATATAAAAACAAAACGTATACGATTAAGCCAAACGCAACGGAAAGCTCGCTCGTCTCTGTTGCCCAAGCGCTTGCCTCTTTGCAAAGCGCTCCGCTCGTTCACGTGTATCGCAACGATGTGCATGTATTAGGTGAATAG
- a CDS encoding YueH family protein yields MSNMKIRKTIINEQSSQQNVYIYENKKEQYIVVAIPYLEWSMQVTYDDLANIESRLHHSLRRVLDEQYVRSLAVKLAQWMREM; encoded by the coding sequence ATGAGCAACATGAAAATAAGAAAAACGATCATAAATGAACAATCGTCACAACAAAACGTATACATTTACGAAAATAAAAAGGAACAATATATCGTTGTTGCCATTCCTTATTTAGAATGGTCTATGCAAGTGACTTATGACGATTTAGCGAATATTGAATCACGCTTACATCACTCGCTCCGGCGCGTGTTGGACGAACAATATGTGCGATCGCTTGCGGTGAAGCTCGCGCAATGGATGCGTGAAATGTAA